The Rhododendron vialii isolate Sample 1 chromosome 3a, ASM3025357v1 nucleotide sequence TTGATAAATtttttgccatttcaaaaaaaaaaaaaatgttattgaTCGAGTTTGTGTTGTTGTGCTTCCTTCATAGTAGTATTTCATTTATGTAATTAGGAAGACATTTTCCTTTTTGACAACCCTTTCGCACTTTGAAATCAACTCTGTCAACTCAAGTCTGTAAGAGCATCTCGAGCAGTGTAGCCATAATTCTAGCCATTTACCATAGGATTTCCCTCTTGGCTGGCTAGCCACCAAACATGTCCACCACCCAATAGCCTCAATAAAAACctcaacaaagtaaaaaaaataaaaaatcagatGGGCGCGTGACCAACACGCGCAAGAGTAGATATTACTCTCGCTCAAGCACAGCCTTTTATCGGCGCAAAAGAGCCCCGGTAACGTAAGTTGCTGACGGGATTGGTGGCGTTGAAATCGTCTCGACAATATCTACAATCCTCTGGGCTCAAAACGATTTTAGGATTAAGTCGATCCGTTGAAGCCATTGTCGCCAGAAAACGGAGAGAAACCACGGTCTTCGATCTGTCTGATGAAGCGAGCCTCCGTACTTGCTCAAACGAACGAGGGGCTGGAGTGAGGGGGGAACTGGTGAGTTCGTGGCGAGGCTGCTGGGAACTCAATTTTGATGGTTTTGCTCGAAAATCTGGTCTTATCGGAGGAAATGGCTACACTGCTGGTGATGCTCAAATATACTGTATATTGAAATGGAACCaatagttttcaagttttgtttttgCTTAATTTTACTTGATTGTGCAAAGACATAGCAAGGATTTTAACTTGATGGTTGATAACGTGTGTGCGCGCGCATTAAAAAAGACACTGATAAGATGGATCACAATAGGACTATTTATGGGCTTTAAGAATATTGGAATAACATTACAGTAAACAATGCTCACAtatcatgtcaaaaaaaaaaaaaacaatgatcaCACACCTCTTGACTAATTCCAGAGAGACTAATTTTAATGTCCACCGGTGAGGACTCAATTAAATACACACGTATATAGAGAGAGTTGATATCGGTTACTAGTAGTACTACTAATTAACTCAAAGTTTGATTTTATCAACAAGAGACTTGCTATCCAATCCCTTGCTATAGAAATTTTCATAGAACTCCTGCATCGTGAAATCCCGGTAGATAGCTGGTTTTTCAGGACTCAGTAACTCCAGCAAGGGTCCGTAGTATCCAGATCCTTTCCACTTGCAAAGATTGAAGAATATGACAATGGAAATTCTTGGTTCCGGATTAGAGTTAGCTAACACTCGGTGTTCCACACTTTTGTACTCGCCGTTAGAGACTATCTGTAGAAAATTACCATAGATTAAAGCATTACTTAAAAGCGTTATACCAATTTATTAAATTCTTAATTTATATGTGATTTTTGCTACAAAACACTGATAGAATTTAAGTTACTCAATTACAaacaccctaaaaaaaaaaatttttttggagCCAGGACGGTTTATACGCACACGATGGCAAATACCTGTAGCACATTTCCATAAGCTTTTTCTATGTGATTTTTGAACCCGGAGATGGTGTTGTGTGGGTGGTATGTGTACAACAGCACTATACTATACAACATTCGAGCCGTCCGTTTGGCAATTCAATGGATCAATATCTCATCTCTGTCTTCTGAGCATTTGAGCTGTTCATTATCGAAATGAAATCTAAATCATTGAATTGCCGAACGGACGACTAGGATGGTGCACAGCACGGCCAATTCATGAGTTTTGTACCTAtgttttttcaaacaaaaaattgtgtTACCTGGAGGAAATCTCCAACGTTGATTATCAACGCCCCCTCCAAAGGCTTGACATCCACCCACTCCCCACCGTGCTTAACCTGCAGCCCCTGCACCTGATTCTGCAACAAAACCGTCACAACCCCAGGATCCGTATGCGACGTAATCCCCACCGTCAGATCTGGCTGGGGACAGTACGGATAGCAGTGGCCCACAAGAACCCTGGCGCCTGAAAAACTCAACTCTTTGAATTTTCCAGCTTCCAGACCTAACCCCTCGGACAAGAGCCCCATCACGCTCTCGGCCACCTCCGTCGCGTGCCGGTCCCACTCCGCCACCTCCCTCCGGCACGCGGCCGGGATGTCCTCCGCCGGAGCCGGCTCCGGCGACATCCATACTTGCAGCGAGTCGTGCCAGCACGCCGCCTTGGCTCTGTACAAGTCGTTGTTGCTCGCGTACATGACGCCGCGTCCTTCCTCTCGTACGTAGTATTTTGATTTCTCCTCGGTTGGTTGTTCGTGAAACGCTTTGATGGCGGCGATCGTTTCATCGAGTGCCTGTTAAGAACAACTTTGTAATATcttcaacacaaaaaattgggaATAGACCCATATCTTGCCTAGCCCGGCCACGGTGACTAGCACACGTCATTTTATgggtattttggtcatttttcagCCGTTTCCCAAAGGACCTGTCAAACGACTAAACAGATGTCGTTTGGCATGCCCACGACGTACCAAGGAATGCAATAGTATTTGACCAAAGATTTTCAGATATAAAGCACGTCGATAAAACTACGAAGATTTTCAGATACAAAGCACGTTGATAAGACTATGAAATCGACCCATGTTTTGCAACAAAAGTATTTAGAAAATAAATATGGCTTATGTTGAGGACTATGAAATAGTAACTGTCCCAAAGTATTTTCAGTAGCTCAAATTTGTCAATACTCTCTTATCCGTAAGTTACTATTCTCACAGACTAAACTTTTATTGTCAAGATGAATTATCGAGATTTAACTACAAGTGCTTCTGCGGTGTTAGACTACAGATGTGTCGGGTCCttaaaaaattactactccatccgttccaaaatgagtgacctttttgggACTCCTTGAcattttaaaatgcttatatctttcgatttatgaagttttatgtgattttgaaaactttgtttagtagaactaattaaaatctatcaaataagatctatattgtatattttttaacatttatattgaaagatataagcaattaaaaataTCACgcttttttgaaaatgtcactCATTTTGAAACGGGGAGTACTAATTAACAAACCAGGAACGGCCAGAGAATATATATAATAGCTCTgctttcaccaaaaaaaaaaaattgcaaacaatACCGAGACGGGCACGCCATGGTTGATCACTTGGAAAAACCCCCATGTTTTCGCAGCATCTCGGATTTGCTCCACAATCTTTACCCGATTAGTATCGGACTCCATGTTAGAGAGATCAATAACGGGTATTCCAGTGAATGTCGACGAGGATTTGAGACCGGAAAGAGTTTCCGGTGGGTGTACGAAGAACTTAGGGATGGTGGTGATGCCGGAGTCGGACAGACCTTTGACACCCATCTTTGATTCATCGAACTCCTTGACTTCCTTCATCCGGTCATAGCCGGCGGCTGCCATTTGCTTCCTCTGTATGAAGTTGTGATTATACGTTGAGTAGATGTTTATATACATGCGCCCCTAACTTTTATCATATGGGGTGACTGTTGTTTGGTAACAAAGGTGGGGTTGAGCGTGTAAAGCTAATCCGAAtaaatgaattatgggttggTGGCCGAAACAAATGATTTTAGAATTAATACTATTTACTCCCTCTGTTTTCATTCTTTAGTCTCTTTTGGAGTTTGTaacacttttcaattaattatatcttgcaatctataattttttaggtgattttgaaaatatcgtttaaaagagcttattgagatctatcaaacaagatccatattgcatataaatagtataatcaattaaaagttataattagttttttatttaattgagaAAGTATGAGAGACAAAAGAATAAGAACGGATGGAGTAGATAGTTTTGTTGCATATTCGTAAGAGAAACATAAAATTGTGCCTATATTAATAgagatttttttatatatataatatgatGTCCGGACCAACTTACAGGCATGTCATCCGATTCGAAAATCTAGAACTTAATAACCGGGCAAACCCATTAGTGTCCTGAAAGTTTACAATATTTGACCTCCGTAAAATTCGACATATATGTAGCCTCATGGAAGAcaatcttttatttgttttgatgCCCAATTGATCAAAACCCTTCTAGTTAATTAAGACAAGATAAATCctcaatttgaaaaaaaaaaaaaattagatcatATAGGGATACTTTTGGATCTCGATGGTATTATGTGTCAATGAGTAATGTGTCAGCGCAAATGGAAGTATATTGATTTATTTTCACATTTCTTAAAATCGTTCTATGAACCTCGAATGAATgaactttgaaaaaatatatatcctaGGAAAATTTGTCTAATTAtatgatgagcacccaatattgtagatatttggtgcgactagtcccgctTTATGTTGTTTTATCTTGCATTTATTTAACTTTTATAGCGAtaatgcacgtaaggtaggtttttgtatgtttcaggtaattcgtataaataaagCGCGTTTGAACGCCAAGAAATGCTCCGGATGTTttcaagtacccgaagaccctgtcgaccgcttaaaatctgtctaagtatggaaaaataactttctggaaaaatatcgattttcgagataaaaaatggcggtaattgatccttgaatttttctaagagtaactacaaagttgcaagattttatttgaagagtaaggtcatgttttgattcattttctcttgagaaaaatgtgtagtttttcattttacactaaaagtggggggttaACATATTGATatgattgaaattttgaaattctggtaatgtcaTTGTTTTCAAATAGGGAGTACTTTCttaatttcattaaataaag carries:
- the LOC131318874 gene encoding 1-aminocyclopropane-1-carboxylate oxidase homolog 4-like, which codes for MYINIYSTYNHNFIQRKQMAAAGYDRMKEVKEFDESKMGVKGLSDSGITTIPKFFVHPPETLSGLKSSSTFTGIPVIDLSNMESDTNRVKIVEQIRDAAKTWGFFQVINHGVPVSALDETIAAIKAFHEQPTEEKSKYYVREEGRGVMYASNNDLYRAKAACWHDSLQVWMSPEPAPAEDIPAACRREVAEWDRHATEVAESVMGLLSEGLGLEAGKFKELSFSGARVLVGHCYPYCPQPDLTVGITSHTDPGVVTVLLQNQVQGLQVKHGGEWVDVKPLEGALIINVGDFLQIVSNGEYKSVEHRVLANSNPEPRISIVIFFNLCKWKGSGYYGPLLELLSPEKPAIYRDFTMQEFYENFYSKGLDSKSLVDKIKL